The Penaeus monodon isolate SGIC_2016 chromosome 13, NSTDA_Pmon_1, whole genome shotgun sequence genome contains a region encoding:
- the LOC119580187 gene encoding uncharacterized protein LOC119580187 — protein MKPRIMDKIRILRSSRKKNSRGKPKASSQGVAPVPIPQPVLTEVSQQWVPVLVLDISKAENTAFPVNSSITNTLAATQCQVVESSVTTRSKPSELKRSASVKTSSSAIIPVTSSISLTCNTHSIPSSQKDLPDNVQDKEMNSVSESETPLVAAESSTYEITSLKDETDEAKDGTSGENPVKCVLCDKSFPSLKEMQVHYLSTHKSRKGREGRKRSVEHTDTLPSSSTSLHLSGMGWEEDIKDISDSSSGEPVCPVCRIAFKNADEVKEHVKHVHAYVCSECNSTFYTLFQFTDHKCNKGNKRVKKVKKKGTCQATLKPEVAKLMDNFVEIKPNCKQKKKDRESSTVLPLPTPKKKNSVGRNENIEIDSAVPELAPSILPSKVSPQEPLQTEVLNQTVNAVQINFHKKEYKKKGIVKQSSKAKQPSITKSKKTKAAVNAEVKSLSEKTNEKCFSNSLKTNASSQTTFCEVSHITDEQYSADEHEFLPAITTTYTLKECAQNDTNETKDQKNITIIETCNIHQAKKMVAENIQVPSVPTKDVIRQKIAELKSNPNVSISWLPTLRIKCQDDGDFVCGRCNVICDDMEDYMDHIQDCLTMTSVTLEPTSNPPRRFLRLRNEISTLRYQEPNNNRYSVNQNLINKLQTVLPQAKEYLTVGSQSNKMYTSLTKSSRQSFKDLLDDDFGHESQEWINSPSSVSPVEGRRQHSGKVIPRNLQGVSHTPLNNIGMIQTKISVNNGKVSQPMVMIPVDHKSKPDTCLTLTKDQGRLEVLEKVEEAIGCTSTLSSHSFTPSSTAMIHSPLDMLLDPDEIKMEVEEEVVDDHFEVSQFAISYTCWV, from the coding sequence ATGAAGCCTAGAATCATGGATAAGATACGTATATTGAGGTCAAGTCGTAAAAAAAACAGTCGTGGTAAACCTAAAGCTTCATCTCAAGGAGTGGCACCTGTACCTATACCACAGCCAGTCCTTACAGAAGTGTCCCAGCAGTGGGTGCCTGTGCTTGTCTTAGACATATCTAAAGCAGAGAATACTGCTTTCCCTGTCAATTCATCAATTACAAACACCCTTGCTGCTACACAGTGTCAAGTGGTGGAAAGCAGTGTCACTACTAGAAGTAAGCCATCAGAATTAAAAAGGAGTGCTTCTGTAAAAACTTCAAGTTCAGCTATCATCCCAGTTACAAGTAGCATTTCACTGACCTGTAATACACATAGCATTCCATCATCCCAAAAAGATCTTCCAGACAATGTTCAAGACAAGGAAATGAATTCAGTTTCTGAAAGTGAAACACCATTAGTTGCCGCAGAAAGTAGTACTTATGAAATCACATCTTTAAAAGATGAGACGGATGAAGCTAAAGATGGAACTAGTGGAGAAAATCCTGTGAAATGTGTGCTATGTGATAAATCTTTTCCCTCTCTGAAAGAAATGCAAGTACATTATCTAAGTACACATAAGTCAcggaaaggtagggaggggagaaaacGTAGTGTAGAACATACAGATACACTACCATCTTCCAGTACTTCCTTACATTTATCAGGAATGGGCTGGGAAGAAGATATCAAAGACATTTCAGATTCCAGCTCTGGAGAACCTGTTTGTCCAGTATGCAGAATTGCCTTTAAGAATGCTGATGAGGTTAAGGAACATGTTAAGCATGTTCATGCATATGTCTGCTCTGAATGTAATAGTACCTTCTATACACTTTTTCAGTTCACAGATCATAAGTGCAATAAAGGGAACAAAAGAgtgaagaaagtaaagaaaaagggaacttGCCAGGCAACACTGAAACCAGAGGTTGCTAAGCTAATGGATAATTTTGTTGAGATCAAACCAAATTgtaagcagaaaaagaaagatagggaaagCAGCACAGTTCTGCCTTtgccaacaccaaaaaaaaaaaattctgttggcaggaatgaaaatattgaaattgaTTCTGCTGTACCTGAACTTGCTCCTTCCATCTTACCTTCAAAGGTGAGTCCACAAGAGCCACTTCAGACAGAGGTTCTGAATCAAACTGTCAATGCAGTGCAGATCAATTTCcacaaaaaggaatataaaaagaaaggaattgtTAAGCAATCATCAAAGGCAAAGCAGCCATCCATCACTAAATCCAAGAAGACAAAAGCAGCAGTGAATGCTGAAGTTAAGTCTTTatcagaaaaaacaaatgaaaagtgtTTTAGTAATTCTCTTAAGACAAATGCAAGTAGCCAGACTACTTTTTGTGAGGTGTCACACATAACTGATGAACAGTACTCAGCTGATGAACATGAATTTTTGCCTGCTATCACAACAACTTACACATTGAAAGAGTGTGcacaaaatgatactaatgagaCCAAAGACCAGAAGAATATTACAATCATAGAAACTTGCAACATTCATCAGGCCAAAAAGATGGTTGCAGAAAATATTCAGGTACCAAGTGTGCCAACAAAAGATGTAATTAGACAAAAGATTGCTGAGTTGAAAAGTAATCCAAATGTTAGCATTTCATGGTTACCTACTTTGCGAATAAAATGTCAGGATGATGGAGATTTTGTATGTGGAAGGTGTAATGTTATTTGTGATGATATGGAGGATTACATGGATCATATTCAGGACTGCCTGACAATGACATCTGTAACACTTGAGCCTACCTCAAATCCTCCTCGTAGATTCCTTCGACTAAGAAATGAGATTTCAACTTTGAGGTATCAGGaacccaataataatagatattctgTAAATCAAAATCTTATCAACAAATTACAGACTGTTCTGCCTCAAGCTAAAGAGTATTTAACAGTTGGTTCGCAGAGCAATAAAATGTATACTTCACTCACTAAATCTTCAAGACAGTCCTTTAAAGATCTATTAGATGATGATTTTGGACATGAATCCCAGGAATGGATCAATTCGCCTTCATCTGTTAGTCCAGTAGAAGGCAGGAGGCAGCATTCTGGGAAAGTTATACCCAGAAATTTACAAGGAGTCAGCCATACACCATTAAATAACATTGGGATGATCCAGACAAAAATCTCAGTTAATAATGGTAAGGTTTCTCAGCCAATGGTGATGATTCCTGTAGACCACAAGTCCAAACCAGACACGTGTCTCACCCTAACAAAGGATCAAGGCAGGCTTGAAGTACTTGAGAAAGTTGAAGAAGCAATAGGCTGTACCAGTACTTTGTCTTCACACTCATTCACACCCTCCAGTACTGCTATGATACATTCCCCCTTGGATATGCTGCTAGATCCAGACGAAATCAAgatggaggtagaggaagaggtggTTGATGATCACTTTGAGGTAAGCCAGTTTGCTATATCATACACTTGTTGGGTTTAG